A genomic region of Micromonospora sp. NBRC 110009 contains the following coding sequences:
- a CDS encoding YcxB family protein: MHIRFDVPADPAYPGRVAAALSSVRLRKYGYVGAVLAAVGAIGFAVSRWFAWGDRISPLCMAMVVGGLLSMLYSPWVRLRARRRSSRYAVEGAYDITDDNIMMRSGSESGGIAWDGVAQVRDTPEFWIVYVGRMPATVIPRRLMSAEDAETLRNYMAKRGLLQLR; encoded by the coding sequence GTGCACATCCGTTTTGACGTCCCAGCCGATCCCGCCTACCCAGGCCGCGTGGCCGCTGCGCTCAGCAGTGTTCGGCTGCGCAAGTACGGTTATGTCGGCGCGGTGCTGGCGGCGGTCGGGGCGATCGGTTTCGCCGTCTCGCGGTGGTTCGCGTGGGGCGACCGGATCTCGCCGCTGTGCATGGCGATGGTCGTCGGTGGCCTGCTGTCGATGCTGTACTCGCCGTGGGTGCGGTTGCGTGCCCGGCGCCGCTCCAGTCGCTACGCTGTCGAGGGCGCCTACGACATCACCGACGACAACATCATGATGCGCAGCGGCTCGGAGTCCGGCGGCATCGCCTGGGACGGGGTCGCCCAGGTCAGGGACACCCCTGAGTTCTGGATCGTGTACGTCGGCCGGATGCCGGCGACCGTGATCCCACGCCGCTTGATGTCCGCCGAGGACGCCGAGACGTTGCGAAACTATATGGCCAAACGTGGGCTGCTCCAGCTTCGGTGA
- a CDS encoding YciI family protein — protein MTRYLISFNDGAMDHIPDEEMPDVGKASHAVVQDAVNAGVFVFGAGLERQRASVVATDGMVTDGPCPETKEVIGGFVVVDVASHEEALTWAAKIAGACRCAQEVRQLMPDPETDAMLRQADRRW, from the coding sequence ATGACGCGGTACTTGATCTCGTTCAATGACGGCGCGATGGACCACATCCCCGACGAGGAGATGCCCGACGTGGGCAAGGCCTCGCACGCGGTGGTCCAGGACGCCGTGAACGCCGGCGTGTTTGTGTTCGGCGCCGGACTGGAGCGCCAGAGGGCGAGCGTCGTAGCCACGGACGGGATGGTCACCGACGGCCCTTGCCCGGAGACCAAGGAGGTCATTGGCGGATTCGTGGTCGTCGACGTGGCCTCACACGAGGAGGCGCTGACGTGGGCTGCCAAGATCGCCGGCGCTTGCCGCTGCGCGCAAGAGGTCCGGCAGCTCATGCCCGACCCCGAAACAGACGCGATGCTCCGCCAGGCTGACCGGCGATGGTGA
- a CDS encoding tyrosine-type recombinase/integrase has protein sequence MRGKGGKVVLVPLPPAVARAIDRAVDDRTSGPILRNTHGLRMDRHAATRRLKHLAQAARIRMPRMHRHMLHHTFVTTMLDARVSLRDVQIAARHADPRTTMRYDRARKNLDRHPNYILAACMAYGT, from the coding sequence GTGCGCGGCAAGGGCGGCAAGGTCGTGCTCGTCCCGCTACCACCCGCGGTGGCCCGAGCCATCGACCGGGCCGTTGACGACCGCACCAGCGGGCCGATCCTGCGCAACACCCACGGCCTGCGGATGGACCGGCACGCCGCCACCCGCCGACTCAAGCACCTGGCCCAAGCCGCCAGGATCCGAATGCCGAGGATGCATCGCCACATGCTGCACCACACATTCGTGACGACCATGCTCGACGCCCGCGTCAGCCTGCGCGACGTGCAGATCGCCGCCCGCCACGCCGACCCGCGAACCACCATGCGCTACGACCGCGCCCGCAAGAACCTCGACCGGCACCCCAACTACATCCTGGCCGCGTGCATGGCCTACGGGACATAG
- a CDS encoding DinB family protein: protein MPSYPPTFADQVVAQPARAQFEAFLDEHRGALNGCLDGLTEEQVRRSLVASRTTLLGLVKHATFVEKVWFDEAVTCRSRAEIGIPATPEESFILDDDDTIATVQHAHREACEASRRATSSLGLDDILHGHRRGPLPLRWVYLHVLRELAQHCGHADILREQLINE from the coding sequence ATGCCTTCCTACCCGCCCACCTTCGCCGACCAAGTTGTCGCACAGCCAGCCCGTGCCCAGTTCGAGGCGTTCCTCGACGAGCACCGCGGCGCGCTCAATGGCTGCTTGGACGGGCTGACAGAGGAACAGGTGCGCCGATCGTTGGTGGCCTCCCGGACCACGCTGCTGGGTCTTGTGAAGCACGCGACTTTCGTCGAGAAGGTCTGGTTTGACGAAGCCGTCACGTGCCGGTCGCGCGCTGAGATCGGCATCCCGGCGACGCCAGAGGAGTCGTTCATCCTTGATGACGACGACACGATCGCCACCGTCCAGCACGCACACCGCGAAGCTTGCGAAGCATCACGCCGTGCGACGTCATCCCTGGGTCTGGACGACATCCTTCACGGGCACCGGCGAGGCCCGCTTCCGCTGCGGTGGGTGTATCTCCACGTGCTGCGCGAGCTCGCCCAGCACTGTGGGCACGCAGACATTCTTCGAGAGCAGCTCATCAACGAGTAG
- a CDS encoding suppressor of fused domain protein, with translation MDESRGSGVLRHQALHDGFVPAQGPQQAFADAIDRHIEEHFGPVEFVYHEIASHLVGVHVYVVAPTEERPYRTLITSGMSELPMTVPEGHDISPYAELMLSLPADWPLTEVAGIDDATGWPLRILKQVARLPHEYGTWIGEWHSVPNGDPAQPYAPGTPFAGVVVTPMLRVPPEARTIEVRGGSRIALLALIPLHPDEMAVKVERGSDALIEVLDRGRVTELLDPRRPSYA, from the coding sequence ATGGACGAGTCGCGCGGGTCAGGAGTCCTCCGTCACCAGGCGCTGCACGACGGGTTCGTACCGGCACAAGGGCCGCAGCAGGCCTTCGCCGATGCGATCGACCGGCACATCGAGGAACACTTCGGACCTGTCGAGTTCGTCTACCATGAGATCGCCTCGCACCTGGTCGGTGTGCATGTCTACGTCGTGGCACCGACCGAGGAACGCCCGTACCGGACGCTGATCACCTCTGGGATGAGTGAGCTGCCGATGACGGTCCCGGAGGGTCACGACATCAGCCCGTACGCCGAACTGATGCTCAGCCTGCCGGCCGATTGGCCGCTGACTGAGGTAGCCGGGATTGACGACGCAACCGGGTGGCCGCTGCGAATCCTCAAGCAGGTTGCTCGACTGCCGCACGAGTACGGAACCTGGATCGGCGAATGGCATTCCGTGCCGAACGGCGACCCCGCGCAGCCGTACGCTCCGGGCACCCCGTTCGCCGGAGTCGTCGTCACACCCATGCTGCGTGTGCCACCCGAGGCCCGGACGATCGAAGTCCGCGGCGGCAGCCGAATCGCGTTGCTCGCGCTGATCCCTCTACATCCGGATGAGATGGCGGTCAAGGTCGAACGCGGCAGCGACGCACTCATCGAGGTGCTCGATCGTGGTCGCGTCACCGAATTGCTGGACCCGCGCCGGCCCTCGTACGCCTGA
- a CDS encoding acyl-CoA dehydrogenase, with protein sequence MVSSSTLLSRRDLAFLLHDWLDVTRLTERPRYAEHSRETFDAALDLSARVAAEHFATHNKAADAAEPSFDGRRVHTIPQVKAALDVFAQTGLLAASLDESVGGMQLPHAVAAACFAWFQAANVATAAYPFLTLGNANLLLTHGSAEQIDTWVRPMVEGRFFGTMCLSEPQAGSSLADITTKAEPQDDGTYRLVGTKMWISGGEHELAENIVHLVLARIPGGPPGVKGISLFIVPKVLLDTDAKLGPRNDVVLVGLNHKMGYRGTTNTLLNFGEGVYRPYGRGGAVGYLVGEPHQGLAQMFHMMNEARIGVGAGATALGYTGYLKSVEYARQRPQGRPTADKDPTAPQVPIVAHADVRRMLLAQKSYVEGALALILYCGRLLDEEKTAPAEADRNRAHLLLDLLTPIAKSWPSQWCLAANDLAIQVHGGYGYTRDYDVEQHWRDNRLNPIHEGTHGVQALDLLGRKVTMRGGAGLELLLQTVQATVSRAWKAEGEAAVLAADLGAAVERIARATRRLHGTGDPELALANASLYLEAVGHVVIAWMWLEQLLAVEALGSPDGPDADFLAGKRQAARYFFRYELPRTGPQFDLLESLDRTTLDTRDTWF encoded by the coding sequence ATCGTGTCGTCGTCCACCCTGCTGTCCCGCCGCGACCTGGCGTTCCTGCTCCACGACTGGCTGGACGTGACCCGGCTGACCGAGCGGCCCCGCTACGCCGAGCACTCGCGGGAGACCTTCGACGCCGCGCTCGACCTCTCCGCCCGGGTGGCCGCCGAGCACTTCGCCACCCACAACAAGGCCGCCGACGCCGCCGAACCCAGCTTCGACGGGCGCCGGGTACACACCATCCCGCAGGTCAAGGCGGCCCTCGACGTGTTCGCCCAGACCGGGCTGCTGGCCGCCAGCCTGGACGAGTCGGTCGGCGGAATGCAGCTGCCACACGCCGTGGCCGCCGCCTGCTTCGCCTGGTTCCAGGCCGCGAACGTGGCCACCGCCGCGTACCCGTTCCTCACCCTCGGCAACGCCAACCTGCTGCTCACCCACGGCAGCGCCGAGCAGATCGACACCTGGGTCCGGCCGATGGTCGAGGGCCGATTCTTCGGCACCATGTGCCTGTCCGAGCCGCAGGCCGGCAGCTCCCTGGCCGACATCACCACCAAGGCCGAGCCGCAGGACGACGGGACGTACCGGCTCGTCGGCACCAAAATGTGGATCTCCGGCGGCGAGCACGAACTGGCCGAGAACATCGTCCACCTGGTCCTCGCCCGGATCCCCGGCGGGCCGCCCGGGGTCAAGGGCATCTCGCTGTTCATCGTGCCGAAGGTGCTGCTCGACACCGACGCGAAGCTCGGCCCGCGCAACGACGTGGTACTGGTCGGGCTCAACCACAAGATGGGCTACCGGGGCACCACCAACACCCTGCTCAACTTCGGCGAGGGGGTGTACCGGCCGTACGGACGGGGTGGGGCGGTCGGCTACCTGGTGGGGGAGCCGCACCAGGGCCTCGCGCAGATGTTCCACATGATGAACGAGGCGCGGATCGGCGTGGGCGCCGGCGCCACCGCCCTCGGCTACACCGGCTACCTCAAGTCCGTCGAGTACGCCCGCCAGCGCCCCCAGGGCCGGCCGACCGCCGACAAGGACCCGACCGCGCCGCAGGTGCCGATCGTCGCGCACGCCGACGTCCGGCGGATGCTGCTGGCGCAGAAGAGCTACGTGGAGGGCGCGCTCGCCCTGATCCTCTACTGTGGGCGGCTGCTCGACGAGGAGAAGACCGCCCCCGCCGAGGCCGACCGGAACCGGGCGCACCTCCTGCTGGACCTGCTCACCCCGATCGCCAAGAGCTGGCCGTCGCAGTGGTGCCTGGCCGCCAACGACCTGGCCATCCAGGTGCACGGCGGCTACGGCTACACCCGCGACTACGACGTCGAGCAGCACTGGCGGGACAACCGGCTCAACCCGATCCACGAGGGCACCCACGGCGTCCAGGCCCTCGACCTGCTCGGCCGCAAGGTCACCATGCGCGGCGGCGCCGGGCTGGAACTGCTGCTGCAGACCGTCCAGGCCACGGTCAGCCGGGCCTGGAAAGCCGAGGGCGAGGCCGCGGTACTCGCCGCTGACCTCGGCGCGGCGGTCGAACGGATCGCCCGGGCCACCCGGCGGCTGCACGGCACCGGCGACCCGGAACTGGCCCTGGCCAACGCCAGCCTCTACCTGGAGGCCGTCGGGCACGTGGTGATCGCGTGGATGTGGCTGGAGCAGCTGCTCGCCGTGGAGGCGCTGGGCAGCCCGGACGGGCCCGACGCCGACTTCCTGGCCGGGAAGCGGCAGGCCGCGCGGTACTTCTTCCGGTACGAGCTGCCCCGCACCGGGCCGCAGTTCGATCTGCTGGAGAGCCTGGACCGGACCACCCTGGACACCCGGGACACGTGGTTCTGA